One Maribacter cobaltidurans genomic window carries:
- a CDS encoding ParA family protein → METKIISVVGEKGGIGKTTLNIILASDLFYAKGKKVVLLDLDDPQYSIYNKRQRELESLDEEERQSIELYPIEPVTVATLQDTIVKHYGRVDYIILDLPGSLNVEMVKGLLYVEHVFVPFDHDELEIDSTSHFYFTLKNNFLDNEERMLKSIHLFFNKYKLVKKSKFAVLRQQFLEADIPMMESVVKDKTIYKERYRNTLYPIPQHKELGEKDIKHFFKEVAQLTR, encoded by the coding sequence ATGGAAACAAAGATTATTAGTGTCGTCGGCGAAAAAGGAGGTATCGGAAAAACGACCTTGAACATCATTTTGGCCTCCGACCTTTTTTATGCCAAGGGCAAAAAAGTGGTACTATTGGATTTGGACGATCCCCAATATTCCATTTACAATAAAAGACAGCGCGAATTGGAATCGTTGGATGAAGAAGAAAGGCAATCCATAGAACTTTATCCGATAGAACCTGTGACGGTTGCTACCCTACAGGATACCATTGTCAAGCACTACGGGAGGGTGGATTATATTATACTTGATCTTCCCGGAAGCTTGAACGTGGAAATGGTCAAAGGTCTTTTATATGTGGAGCATGTCTTTGTACCATTCGATCATGACGAACTGGAAATCGATAGCACTTCCCATTTTTATTTTACCCTGAAAAACAATTTCCTGGACAATGAGGAACGGATGTTAAAGAGTATCCACCTGTTCTTCAACAAATACAAGTTGGTCAAGAAAAGCAAATTTGCGGTGCTGCGCCAACAATTCCTTGAAGCGGACATACCGATGATGGAAAGTGTAGTCAAGGACAAAACCATTTACAAGGAACGGTACCGAAATACCCTCTATCCCATTCCCCAACATAAGGAACTGGGCGAGAAGGATATCAAACATTTTTTTAAGGAAGTTGCCCAATTAACGCGTTAA
- a CDS encoding DUF4133 domain-containing protein, protein MKNQYIPIQKGLQKDVLYKGLKAKYIMYCLYLVLTAIMLGLVISTFIPMIWALLLMAIVIAIVFLVLLFYSRTYGANGFVKKLADSQKPDTIKVSNPFENLLLWKNR, encoded by the coding sequence ATGAAGAATCAATATATCCCTATCCAAAAGGGGCTGCAAAAGGATGTCCTATATAAAGGACTCAAGGCTAAATACATTATGTATTGTCTGTATTTGGTACTGACAGCCATCATGCTCGGTCTGGTAATTTCCACCTTTATTCCGATGATCTGGGCCTTGCTATTGATGGCCATCGTCATCGCAATCGTCTTCCTTGTACTGTTGTTCTATTCCCGAACCTATGGCGCTAACGGCTTTGTCAAAAAACTGGCGGATTCCCAAAAGCCCGATACAATCAAAGTTTCCAATCCGTTTGAAAATCTGTTGCTATGGAAAAACAGGTAG
- a CDS encoding TraG family conjugative transposon ATPase, which translates to MEKQVALWDAFPIYGYERQSLIAKEKGCVTIPLQLELPEVFTLDASEYGLLQELFFNIIAVLGPNRLLHRQDFFLQENYRPIKERLQGDFLERANEHHFEDRPYQVGTHYLYISIVPKNYIKYSSKRANGFLDKNRDFYLNHTVPKEFIDTNVLADFENQVASVNNLINSTGLIKSNILEYDELFSENGLYAKYFGLSEKNQNLKDIDFCGNRVNIGNKQGQFFTLENLDQFTKDHIGTHELYGKFTTRHNRFPIGNLFSLGFKVPHEHIINQYIYIPNQEKALASLRRKAKSFQRFSSGKKDDSNTIFADQIYEYTKEVLENHKETVFYHLNVFGFDEGKDHQRQMENSVGSAFKKLRINAKQNTIDRKNLFFAGVPGNSIGISSDMYMPMPSDMASSLLYFEGGYKDTTNSAYGMRLVDRISGRPLSVSVYREPEKKDWIFNRGMLVASGSGGGKSYYVNHYIASELRQGGEAVIMEDGNSYDKLTKVFGGVVLQHDDARPFTFNPFLLDKHDFIRSTTEKQTLAESKLLHLVSLLKLITGSTDNGNDLEVTNTVLELLVSGYYSAMWENDDSNFKFDTFFEFCKKQVSALIKAKKIPKEKFDPNVFLFLLEKYRSDGPRGNLLNKEDNRITGLSDQKVVYFKLGKLIDNELLFPIIALMVMEIFNKKMHDPSKLSINKILAVDEAWKALVRPELAHYFNSQSRMARKLGGQPIFISQKVDDFTSSEIIKNAIVVNSHIKVFLDMRDFAQSFDRIQSVMGLGEKQKQLILSINKDLPEGRKFREVAFCWMDRVKVYGVETSVEEKCIYETNPTESSRIKKLYTNNHNNWELTAKAYAYENSPKNKNK; encoded by the coding sequence ATGGAAAAACAGGTAGCACTTTGGGATGCGTTCCCCATCTACGGTTATGAAAGGCAATCCTTGATCGCGAAAGAAAAGGGGTGTGTGACTATCCCTTTGCAATTGGAACTTCCCGAAGTATTCACATTGGATGCCTCGGAATATGGACTCCTTCAAGAACTGTTCTTTAATATTATCGCCGTCCTGGGGCCGAACCGGCTGCTCCACAGACAGGATTTTTTCCTTCAGGAAAATTATCGTCCGATCAAGGAACGTTTGCAAGGCGATTTTTTGGAACGGGCCAACGAGCACCATTTTGAAGACCGTCCTTATCAGGTAGGAACCCATTACCTGTATATCAGTATCGTGCCCAAAAATTATATCAAGTACAGTTCTAAACGGGCGAACGGTTTCTTGGACAAGAACAGGGATTTCTATCTAAACCATACGGTCCCCAAAGAATTCATTGATACAAATGTATTGGCGGATTTCGAGAACCAGGTAGCGAGCGTCAACAACTTGATCAATTCGACCGGACTTATCAAATCCAACATATTGGAATACGACGAACTGTTTTCAGAAAACGGACTGTACGCCAAATATTTCGGACTGTCCGAAAAAAACCAAAATTTGAAGGATATTGACTTTTGTGGTAATCGCGTCAACATTGGGAACAAACAGGGCCAATTTTTCACGCTCGAAAACCTAGACCAGTTTACCAAGGACCATATCGGCACCCACGAACTGTACGGCAAATTCACGACCCGGCACAATCGCTTCCCCATCGGTAACCTTTTCTCTTTGGGCTTTAAGGTACCCCATGAACATATTATCAACCAATACATCTATATCCCGAATCAAGAAAAAGCCTTGGCCAGCCTTCGACGAAAAGCCAAGAGCTTTCAACGGTTCAGTTCGGGAAAGAAGGATGATAGTAACACCATTTTCGCCGATCAAATCTATGAGTACACCAAAGAGGTTCTTGAAAACCACAAGGAAACGGTCTTTTATCATTTGAACGTATTTGGTTTTGATGAAGGAAAAGACCATCAAAGACAGATGGAAAATTCCGTTGGCTCGGCCTTCAAAAAATTGAGAATAAACGCAAAACAGAATACCATAGATCGAAAGAACTTGTTTTTTGCAGGGGTTCCGGGAAACAGCATAGGAATCTCCTCGGATATGTACATGCCCATGCCAAGTGACATGGCCTCCTCCCTACTCTATTTTGAGGGTGGCTACAAGGATACTACGAATTCGGCTTATGGAATGCGATTGGTGGATCGGATTTCAGGGCGACCCTTGTCGGTAAGTGTCTACCGGGAACCCGAAAAAAAGGATTGGATATTTAACCGTGGTATGCTTGTCGCCTCCGGATCGGGAGGTGGTAAGTCCTACTATGTCAATCACTATATTGCTTCCGAACTACGGCAGGGCGGCGAGGCCGTTATCATGGAGGATGGCAACTCCTACGACAAACTGACGAAGGTATTCGGTGGGGTCGTTCTACAACATGACGATGCTCGCCCGTTTACCTTCAACCCCTTTTTACTGGACAAACATGATTTTATCCGATCTACCACCGAGAAACAGACCTTGGCGGAAAGTAAGTTGCTACATCTGGTATCCCTGCTAAAATTGATTACAGGGAGTACGGACAATGGCAATGATCTTGAGGTTACGAATACCGTTCTTGAACTTTTGGTTTCAGGCTACTATAGTGCCATGTGGGAGAACGATGATTCAAATTTTAAGTTCGATACCTTTTTCGAATTCTGTAAGAAGCAGGTCTCGGCTTTGATAAAAGCCAAGAAAATTCCGAAGGAAAAGTTCGATCCCAATGTTTTTCTCTTCCTATTGGAAAAATACCGTTCCGATGGCCCCAGAGGGAATTTGTTGAACAAAGAGGATAATAGAATCACAGGGCTTAGCGACCAAAAGGTGGTGTACTTCAAGTTGGGTAAACTTATAGACAACGAGCTGTTATTTCCCATTATCGCGCTGATGGTCATGGAAATTTTCAATAAGAAAATGCACGACCCCTCGAAACTGTCCATAAATAAAATCTTAGCGGTAGACGAGGCATGGAAGGCATTGGTCAGACCGGAACTGGCACATTATTTCAACAGCCAATCGAGAATGGCGCGAAAACTTGGTGGCCAACCCATTTTTATTTCACAGAAGGTGGATGACTTTACCTCCTCGGAGATTATCAAAAACGCCATTGTGGTCAATTCCCACATTAAGGTCTTTTTGGATATGCGGGATTTCGCTCAGTCTTTTGACCGAATCCAGTCCGTCATGGGTCTTGGAGAAAAACAGAAGCAACTCATCCTATCCATCAATAAAGACCTTCCGGAAGGCCGGAAGTTCCGTGAGGTAGCCTTTTGTTGGATGGACAGGGTAAAAGTATATGGCGTGGAAACCTCGGTGGAAGAAAAATGTATCTACGAGACCAATCCTACGGAAAGCTCAAGGATCAAAAAACTATACACTAACAATCATAATAATTGGGAGCTTACCGCAAAGGCCTACGCCTACGAAAATTCCCCTAAAAACAAAAACAAATGA
- the traM gene encoding conjugative transposon protein TraM, whose translation MKLDRETFNTWVRQHKLFALSAPIVVLLTIYFLVNSLGSFGEENRPLAEDDGYNNKLPGQENELKVQRPNELYKKSQEDSLERLRNNGTLKNIVETKRKNDSLELVLEELNAFSFDDKPSMESAEIMPASTQKSTADPRTEFKEKLEYRKLMMEARDERLSRSQDYSAPYVASSNKPSANSISLDAAIYRDQFILPGNRVKLILMEDTYYNGKRFPKNTFVYATSNIQGSRIILEVTNIDNVKMSLTAMDKEDGMIGLHNERAGALMQEFRANIEREGVNELSEAAGESIESPLARNLVRSFGNFFQKKKYKERDKILLVNGDRVILVPKA comes from the coding sequence ATGAAACTTGACCGCGAAACATTCAATACATGGGTAAGACAGCACAAATTATTTGCGTTGTCGGCTCCGATTGTCGTGCTCCTGACGATATACTTTCTTGTGAACAGTCTAGGTTCTTTCGGAGAAGAAAACAGGCCATTGGCGGAGGACGACGGTTATAACAACAAGCTTCCCGGTCAAGAGAATGAACTTAAAGTCCAACGACCCAATGAGCTTTACAAAAAATCGCAAGAGGATTCTTTGGAACGATTACGCAATAATGGCACGTTAAAAAACATCGTGGAGACCAAACGGAAAAATGATTCTTTGGAACTGGTTCTGGAAGAACTGAACGCTTTTTCATTCGATGATAAACCATCGATGGAATCCGCAGAAATTATGCCTGCTTCAACACAAAAATCGACTGCCGATCCTAGAACTGAATTTAAGGAAAAGTTGGAGTATCGAAAACTGATGATGGAAGCACGTGACGAACGCCTTTCCCGAAGTCAGGATTATTCCGCACCCTACGTAGCGTCCTCAAATAAACCTTCCGCCAATTCAATTTCCCTCGATGCAGCCATCTATCGCGACCAGTTCATTCTTCCTGGTAATCGCGTAAAATTGATTTTAATGGAGGATACTTATTACAACGGTAAGCGATTTCCAAAGAACACTTTTGTTTATGCCACCTCAAACATACAAGGTTCACGGATAATATTGGAAGTAACCAATATCGACAATGTAAAGATGTCATTGACAGCTATGGATAAAGAAGATGGAATGATAGGACTTCACAATGAGCGGGCAGGAGCACTAATGCAGGAATTTAGGGCGAATATTGAACGGGAAGGTGTAAACGAACTATCCGAAGCGGCGGGGGAATCGATAGAATCGCCCTTGGCCCGTAATCTAGTAAGGTCTTTTGGCAATTTTTTCCAAAAGAAAAAATACAAAGAACGAGATAAGATTTTACTGGTCAACGGGGATCGTGTAATTCTAGTACCAAAAGCATAA
- a CDS encoding DUF4138 domain-containing protein, translating to MAKQFFFILALTMMCKGTAQYCTDTLEVSKKYKTILIFPENISESIIGNDFGFIADLPKAAGSKFHGRILKLYYDELAPEKENFTNHTVITESGNVYDFILKLKEKPKKFTWYIKPEKAITNINGNSKSISLDVADPGSETKIKRIEIPEEQLTISTKDSATNSIDRATKELYEKDPMEYYRLRCYYMQFDKAKISRYFSRLDNVFLWLKGVYYNEDELYFQYRIENKEGLDLDINFIKHQLATNYKNSSSNQKMPLEPVFVYKRPKTVSGKSENHFVIVFKKFALDEKKEVVVELDEESGNRNLSLKIGHEIINNPIHF from the coding sequence ATGGCAAAACAGTTTTTTTTCATATTGGCTTTAACCATGATGTGCAAGGGTACGGCACAATACTGTACCGATACTTTGGAAGTTTCCAAAAAGTACAAGACCATTTTAATATTTCCCGAGAATATTTCGGAAAGTATTATCGGTAACGACTTTGGTTTTATAGCGGATTTGCCAAAGGCCGCTGGAAGTAAATTCCATGGGCGAATCTTAAAGTTATACTATGATGAGCTGGCACCTGAAAAAGAAAACTTCACAAACCATACGGTAATTACCGAATCAGGTAACGTTTATGACTTTATTTTGAAACTAAAGGAAAAACCAAAGAAGTTTACGTGGTACATCAAGCCCGAAAAGGCGATCACCAATATCAATGGTAATTCCAAGTCAATTAGTTTGGACGTTGCGGATCCAGGTTCAGAAACAAAAATAAAACGGATAGAAATTCCAGAAGAACAACTCACAATATCAACCAAAGATTCGGCAACAAATTCTATTGACAGGGCTACAAAAGAACTCTACGAGAAAGACCCCATGGAATATTACCGTCTGCGATGCTATTATATGCAGTTCGATAAGGCAAAGATTAGTCGTTATTTCTCAAGGCTGGACAATGTTTTCCTTTGGCTAAAGGGAGTGTATTACAATGAGGACGAACTCTATTTTCAGTACCGTATCGAGAACAAAGAGGGGCTTGACTTGGACATCAACTTCATTAAGCATCAACTGGCCACTAATTATAAAAATAGCAGTAGCAACCAAAAAATGCCTTTGGAACCGGTATTCGTTTACAAACGACCAAAAACGGTTTCGGGTAAAAGTGAAAACCACTTTGTAATCGTCTTTAAAAAGTTTGCTTTGGATGAAAAGAAAGAGGTGGTCGTTGAATTGGATGAAGAATCCGGAAATCGAAATCTTTCATTGAAGATAGGCCATGAAATTATCAACAACCCTATACACTTTTAA
- a CDS encoding conjugal transfer protein TraO: MKINTIILALFISTLAYSQSGNYASSVGLSGGYAEDGFGIMGTYNYHLNRNRYAQLSVFAAIAEDKGSFDIPYNIFTVQPGYFIKVWEQKNFKKYAINVGGGGIFGYEVINNGNSLLSNGAILDAKSQFIYGVFVGIEGEITLSNDFSLLIKANEYYHINSDVGQFYPYAGLGLRYFLF; encoded by the coding sequence ATGAAAATCAATACGATAATTCTAGCACTTTTTATTTCAACTTTGGCCTACTCCCAAAGCGGCAACTATGCATCTTCCGTAGGGCTAAGTGGGGGTTACGCCGAAGATGGTTTCGGGATTATGGGGACGTATAATTACCATTTGAACCGAAACCGATATGCACAATTAAGTGTATTTGCAGCCATTGCGGAGGATAAAGGAAGTTTCGATATTCCCTACAACATATTTACAGTACAGCCAGGGTATTTCATTAAAGTTTGGGAGCAAAAGAACTTTAAAAAATATGCCATCAATGTTGGCGGCGGCGGTATTTTCGGCTATGAGGTCATCAATAACGGAAATAGTCTTTTGTCCAATGGTGCCATTCTGGATGCCAAAAGTCAATTTATATATGGGGTTTTCGTCGGAATTGAAGGAGAAATAACCCTCAGCAACGACTTTTCCCTTTTGATAAAAGCGAACGAATACTACCATATAAATAGCGATGTAGGTCAATTCTATCCCTATGCCGGATTGGGCCTTAGATATTTCCTGTTCTAA
- a CDS encoding TraQ conjugal transfer family protein — MKNFIRPTRFSIAAILATFVLILACSKDFEGVIKDDFDFSFTEEHPDENFVFENARTTFSLVPDKEITTVDYFMKFSSDKGRGYFLTMEGDTIRERDTLQITDRNWAYNYVAIDTGAHKIRFSAWDTNTRKKELELLYNAKYASFSFLLNKGVNAFIINSKNPVNVTLLRDKETEDPDKKGDFEVVYQIENGTGKLYLGNEVFDAGKPFILPKGISELEYLPENLGEHKLIVTAKAPDGATLTEELLLNVLNLDFILNATASSTQVELDTNLAIAIDLKTQDEDSEVEYEISHSFSSTSEGSGTVRDHNGGVMEPGQFRTIVPNSYNYTFTSKELGKRKIYFDVRDSNGQVKQDSVEIEVANIPFTFSGNSESNSVFVNERTQFNFNIKSNGNTENIDYNISYELLEGNGRITGISGNTLQNSTEYPVELGNFSLFYYPESLGSHQVSFIVTDNYGQEVGPVLIDLETKQNDFTVNITPSKTSEFANIPVNVIIDIDEIPEGINDSYEAFYSSGRNSSLRVNGTEYGPGEKFLLGPNNNNVVYTGTEAGQHDIVLSVESSANVTHTANTAINYNQVDFLFTGGSQKSDISVGEITSLNFNISESIGSSDYTMRYSINGNAIITNENGTQVSAGNIYDVPKGNFNWELLGTDDGNINLTFYVQNDTGLEKTVDITINVEPKNFNFTANASQSQANTGDTVDINFNISELGIGGDTYVMYYSSGGSNGTFEYQGTTYAAGESFSVPIGTFQGKYTGISESNHSIEFTVRSSSEVEKKADVNIQFEKYEEFFDFNISQSSEDKYEGQPFTLTAVTNASTGHDPNITYEMTFTFTGASAGYIYYKSRLYREGDILPLDYSSTPMQFFPETDENFTINFRVENSTGISQTLSESIIMFKKPQVAAKGEKRNISCGGLNGCDYQVRIFTCFDTNCSEAYNGATLQQVEIRIYNRFDRRWDTKLFNYNDAQGTGVDRIFLMEEEPSEGKLRYLDQRYEVRVQDSNGEWSDVEMGTVQRV; from the coding sequence ATGAAAAATTTTATCCGACCGACCCGATTTTCGATTGCTGCCATCTTGGCAACTTTTGTCCTGATATTGGCATGTAGCAAAGACTTTGAGGGTGTTATCAAGGATGATTTTGACTTTAGTTTTACGGAAGAACATCCCGATGAAAACTTTGTGTTCGAAAATGCCCGGACTACCTTTTCTTTGGTACCGGATAAAGAAATTACCACGGTCGATTACTTTATGAAGTTCTCCTCTGATAAAGGCAGGGGATATTTCTTAACAATGGAAGGCGATACTATAAGGGAGCGGGACACTTTGCAGATAACCGACCGAAATTGGGCCTACAATTATGTGGCCATCGATACGGGTGCGCACAAAATCAGATTTTCGGCATGGGATACCAATACTAGAAAAAAGGAACTGGAACTTCTATATAATGCCAAGTACGCCAGCTTTAGCTTTCTGCTAAACAAGGGGGTCAACGCATTTATCATCAATTCTAAAAATCCGGTAAATGTCACATTACTCAGGGATAAGGAAACTGAAGATCCTGACAAAAAAGGGGATTTCGAGGTCGTTTACCAAATAGAAAACGGAACCGGGAAGCTTTATCTTGGTAACGAAGTCTTTGATGCAGGTAAACCATTTATCCTGCCCAAAGGCATTTCTGAATTGGAATATCTGCCCGAAAATTTGGGGGAACACAAACTTATCGTAACGGCCAAAGCTCCCGATGGCGCTACTTTGACGGAAGAATTGTTATTGAACGTTCTGAATTTGGACTTTATCCTCAATGCCACGGCATCATCGACCCAAGTGGAATTGGATACCAATTTGGCCATTGCCATCGATTTAAAAACACAAGATGAAGATTCGGAAGTGGAATATGAAATATCCCATTCCTTTTCTTCGACTAGTGAAGGTAGCGGAACGGTCAGGGACCACAATGGCGGGGTCATGGAACCGGGCCAATTTAGAACCATAGTTCCAAACTCTTACAATTATACGTTTACTAGCAAAGAATTGGGTAAGCGTAAGATATACTTTGATGTTAGGGATTCCAATGGACAGGTAAAACAGGATAGTGTTGAAATCGAGGTCGCAAATATTCCGTTTACGTTTTCGGGCAATTCGGAAAGTAATTCCGTCTTCGTGAATGAACGGACACAATTCAACTTCAATATCAAATCCAACGGGAATACCGAAAACATTGATTACAATATATCCTATGAGCTTTTGGAAGGCAATGGGAGAATTACAGGAATCAGCGGCAACACCTTACAAAATTCGACCGAGTATCCCGTGGAACTAGGGAATTTTTCCCTATTCTATTATCCCGAAAGTCTGGGTTCACATCAAGTTTCCTTTATCGTTACGGATAATTATGGTCAAGAAGTCGGCCCCGTATTGATTGATCTTGAAACCAAGCAAAATGATTTTACGGTCAATATCACGCCTTCAAAAACCTCTGAATTTGCGAATATTCCCGTGAACGTAATTATCGACATAGACGAAATACCCGAGGGAATCAATGATAGTTATGAGGCCTTTTATTCCTCGGGGAGAAACAGTTCGTTGCGCGTGAATGGAACTGAATATGGTCCAGGCGAGAAATTCCTTTTAGGCCCGAACAATAACAATGTCGTGTATACCGGAACGGAAGCCGGCCAGCATGACATTGTTTTGAGCGTGGAATCTTCTGCCAACGTAACCCATACCGCAAATACCGCTATCAACTATAATCAGGTCGATTTTCTATTTACTGGAGGAAGCCAAAAATCCGATATTTCGGTCGGGGAAATCACTTCCTTGAACTTCAATATTTCAGAAAGTATTGGTTCTTCGGACTATACCATGAGATATAGTATTAACGGGAATGCCATCATAACCAATGAAAATGGCACGCAGGTCAGTGCGGGTAATATTTATGATGTTCCTAAGGGAAATTTTAATTGGGAACTGTTGGGAACGGATGACGGAAATATCAACTTGACTTTCTACGTACAGAATGATACGGGTCTTGAAAAGACAGTTGACATTACTATTAATGTCGAACCAAAAAATTTCAACTTTACAGCAAATGCTTCTCAATCGCAGGCCAATACCGGGGATACTGTAGACATCAATTTCAATATATCGGAATTGGGTATTGGCGGCGATACGTATGTGATGTATTATTCTTCAGGAGGAAGCAACGGTACTTTTGAATATCAGGGAACCACCTATGCCGCCGGCGAGAGTTTCAGCGTTCCGATAGGTACATTCCAAGGAAAATATACTGGAATTTCCGAATCGAACCATAGTATAGAGTTTACCGTTCGGTCTTCGTCGGAAGTAGAAAAAAAGGCGGATGTCAACATACAGTTTGAAAAATACGAGGAATTCTTCGATTTCAATATCAGTCAATCCTCCGAGGATAAGTACGAAGGGCAGCCTTTTACTTTGACGGCAGTTACTAATGCCAGCACAGGTCATGATCCCAATATAACCTACGAAATGACTTTTACGTTTACGGGTGCCAGCGCGGGGTACATATACTATAAGAGCCGACTATATCGAGAAGGGGATATTCTGCCGTTGGACTACAGTTCGACCCCAATGCAATTTTTTCCGGAAACCGATGAAAACTTTACCATCAATTTTAGGGTCGAGAATTCCACGGGCATTTCCCAAACGTTGAGCGAATCGATAATAATGTTTAAAAAACCACAGGTAGCGGCCAAAGGCGAGAAACGAAATATAAGTTGTGGCGGTCTGAACGGTTGTGATTATCAAGTAAGGATATTTACCTGTTTTGATACGAATTGTAGCGAGGCCTACAACGGCGCAACATTGCAGCAGGTGGAAATAAGGATATATAACCGATTTGACCGAAGATGGGATACCAAACTTTTCAATTACAACGATGCACAAGGTACAGGTGTAGATCGCATATTTTTAATGGAAGAAGAACCTAGCGAAGGTAAACTTAGATATCTCGACCAAAGATATGAAGTGAGGGTTCAGGACAGCAATGGGGAATGGAGCGATGTTGAAATGGGCACCGTTCAAAGAGTTTAG
- a CDS encoding lipocalin family protein, producing MKRLLFLPLAITLLLISCNKDDDEVSIANRNRALLGQWEYEAIMTDRAVDLNGDNTSNIDLFNTQELPQCVKDNITTYTEDGPSGKPEYNVTENNLACDDNNPFSFVEEDFWTLTNNNATISFEGREPFRIIELTKNRLKVKSDDTFDGQDYIMTITYRKK from the coding sequence ATGAAACGATTACTATTTCTACCGTTGGCAATTACGCTGTTATTAATATCCTGCAACAAAGATGATGACGAAGTTTCTATAGCAAACCGAAATCGGGCATTATTAGGGCAATGGGAATATGAAGCGATCATGACAGACAGAGCGGTAGATTTGAACGGGGACAATACCTCCAATATCGATTTGTTCAATACCCAAGAACTGCCCCAATGTGTTAAGGACAATATTACCACCTATACTGAAGATGGCCCTTCCGGCAAACCGGAATATAACGTTACCGAAAATAATCTGGCCTGTGATGACAATAATCCATTTTCTTTTGTTGAAGAGGATTTTTGGACACTCACAAACAATAATGCTACTATCAGTTTTGAAGGCAGGGAGCCTTTCAGAATAATCGAGTTGACAAAAAATAGGTTAAAGGTGAAATCGGACGACACTTTCGATGGTCAAGATTATATTATGACCATTACTTATCGAAAGAAATAG